In Hydrogenobacter sp., the following proteins share a genomic window:
- a CDS encoding TolC family protein has product QEQKQKLGFLSLIDLIKLKLYKVDLESAIQQAQANYKKDMKDLSFYLGGNYEPAQVQEVTEDISLESLIEQALENRESLKSLREQLRSVDYQIKLLRAYSIPDISVGVEYDAFGVKYKPGIGVGLSMNLPVFDRRQGDLLTALNTKEQTLIAIKREEESIKKEVSQAFYDYEASRKVYSSYLEKKKLLDELLDRTKKAYILGGISTLDFLDTLRTYRAFINAFLQAKYQYLQNYHRLRLLAGGKYED; this is encoded by the coding sequence CAGGAGCAAAAACAGAAGCTGGGATTTTTAAGTTTAATAGACCTTATAAAGCTAAAACTTTACAAAGTGGATCTTGAGAGTGCAATACAACAAGCGCAAGCTAACTACAAAAAGGATATGAAGGATCTAAGCTTCTACTTAGGCGGGAATTACGAACCCGCACAAGTGCAAGAAGTTACTGAAGATATAAGTCTTGAAAGCCTAATTGAACAAGCCCTTGAAAACAGGGAAAGTTTAAAGTCCCTAAGGGAACAGCTAAGGTCAGTGGATTATCAGATAAAGCTCTTGAGGGCTTACTCAATACCTGACATATCAGTGGGGGTTGAGTACGACGCCTTTGGTGTAAAGTATAAGCCTGGTATAGGCGTTGGGCTTTCCATGAATCTTCCTGTCTTTGACCGCAGGCAGGGAGACCTTCTTACCGCACTGAATACAAAGGAGCAGACACTCATAGCTATAAAAAGAGAGGAGGAAAGCATAAAAAAGGAAGTGTCCCAGGCTTTTTACGACTATGAGGCAAGCAGAAAGGTCTATAGCTCCTATTTAGAAAAGAAGAAGCTACTTGATGAGCTATTAGATAGGACAAAGAAAGCTTACATTTTGGGAGGCATATCTACGCTGGACTTTTTGGATACTTTACGCACTTACAGAGCCTTTATCAACGCCTTCTTACAGGCAAAATATCAATACCTTCAAAACTATCACAGGCTAAGGCTTTTGGCGGGAGGTAAATATGAGGATTAG
- a CDS encoding efflux RND transporter periplasmic adaptor subunit — MRIRRLLISFLLLASCSGEKALKEEPKQQAKRETIEVVFEKVPEFVEATGYVQPDKEGTVKITSRLAGVVQSIKVQVGDAVKRGQVLATVKAPDITDLYSQKLSLSAQLVQAERLYRLKKELYEVGAISKSELMDAETNYKIIKAQLEGIQKKLELLGGSLGTITITSPVDGVVYQISAHVGDAVDQSTEILSIADPKKVMVVALLPDKDALRVKREDRAEFFISTYPEKRFSGTIKYVSDVVDPDTRTVKVFIEPFEKEPFKINMFFNIKIIIGQETYAVVPKSAILYQDGKFYVYVLKDDKPVKEEVNFIKELEDGRVALFGLEKGQKVLLNPIREVSP, encoded by the coding sequence ATGAGGATTAGAAGGCTTCTTATATCCTTTCTGCTTCTTGCTTCTTGTAGTGGAGAAAAGGCACTTAAAGAAGAACCCAAACAGCAGGCAAAGAGGGAGACAATAGAGGTGGTCTTTGAAAAGGTGCCAGAATTTGTAGAGGCTACTGGATATGTCCAGCCAGACAAGGAAGGCACAGTAAAGATAACCTCACGGCTTGCGGGTGTAGTTCAAAGTATAAAGGTTCAGGTAGGTGATGCTGTAAAAAGAGGTCAAGTTTTAGCAACGGTAAAAGCTCCAGACATAACAGATCTCTATTCACAAAAGCTGTCCTTATCTGCCCAGCTTGTGCAGGCAGAGAGGCTATACAGATTAAAAAAAGAGCTTTATGAAGTAGGAGCCATATCAAAAAGTGAGCTTATGGACGCTGAGACAAACTACAAAATTATAAAGGCTCAGCTTGAAGGCATACAAAAGAAGTTAGAGCTTCTTGGAGGCAGTCTTGGAACAATTACCATCACATCGCCTGTTGATGGAGTGGTCTATCAAATAAGCGCTCATGTGGGCGATGCGGTTGACCAATCAACAGAGATACTCAGTATAGCCGACCCAAAGAAAGTTATGGTGGTAGCACTGCTCCCAGATAAGGACGCTCTTAGGGTAAAAAGGGAAGATAGGGCAGAGTTTTTCATAAGCACTTATCCTGAAAAAAGGTTTAGCGGAACAATAAAATATGTAAGCGATGTGGTAGACCCGGATACTCGTACAGTAAAGGTCTTTATAGAGCCTTTTGAGAAGGAACCCTTTAAGATAAACATGTTCTTTAACATAAAAATAATCATAGGGCAAGAGACCTATGCGGTTGTGCCTAAAAGTGCTATCCTCTACCAGGATGGTAAGTTTTATGTCTATGTATTAAAGGATGACAAGCCTGTAAAGGAAGAAGTGAACTTTATCAAGGAGCTTGAAGACGGAAGAGTTGCTCTTTTTGGGCTTGAGAAGGGACAGAAAGTACTTCTAAATCCCATTAGGGAGGTCTCTCCTTGA